The following are from one region of the Sandaracinus amylolyticus genome:
- a CDS encoding methyltransferase domain-containing protein, producing the protein MELLDRSVSTIARGIRAIRLRTPSVHALGEIRAQAASRALDRARPEARAIASRLRSGDPSARRALADIAQRALDHMRCEVREEASRRGVLHALAIGLDERFSRTDEPEWLDDPHFDRAARVRVLEHLDALNVMVGGYAAFFDALRPYLGRDRSRPTRVLDLAAGHGGFALAAARMARDEGLAIELCATDLKPEYLEIGEAVARRDGLDVRFAVQDALDLSGIERGAYDVIVCTQSLHHFPPGLVAVLASEASRVAGRGVVLIDGYRSRMHALVVGSIGLLRFRDVAFAHDGWVSFRRFFVPEELEVLARLGPEGDRADARWMPPTHCVVTIPTG; encoded by the coding sequence ATGGAGCTGCTCGATCGCTCGGTCTCCACGATCGCGCGCGGGATCCGCGCGATCCGACTCCGCACGCCTTCGGTGCACGCGCTCGGTGAGATCCGCGCTCAGGCGGCGTCGCGCGCGCTCGACCGCGCGCGGCCCGAGGCTCGCGCGATCGCGTCGCGGCTACGCAGCGGCGATCCTTCGGCGCGCCGAGCGCTCGCGGACATCGCGCAGCGCGCGCTCGATCACATGCGATGCGAGGTCCGCGAGGAGGCCTCGCGCCGCGGTGTGCTGCACGCGCTCGCGATCGGTCTCGACGAGCGGTTCTCGCGCACCGACGAGCCCGAGTGGCTCGACGATCCTCACTTCGATCGCGCGGCGCGGGTGCGGGTGCTCGAGCACCTCGACGCGCTGAACGTGATGGTCGGCGGATACGCCGCGTTCTTCGACGCGCTGCGGCCCTACCTCGGGCGCGATCGATCGCGCCCCACGCGCGTGCTCGATCTCGCGGCGGGGCACGGAGGCTTCGCGCTCGCGGCGGCGCGCATGGCGCGCGACGAGGGGCTCGCGATCGAGCTCTGCGCGACCGATCTCAAGCCCGAGTACCTGGAGATCGGCGAGGCCGTCGCGCGGCGTGACGGCCTCGACGTGCGCTTCGCGGTGCAGGACGCGCTCGACCTCTCGGGCATCGAGCGCGGCGCGTACGACGTGATCGTGTGCACCCAGTCGCTGCACCACTTCCCGCCGGGGCTCGTCGCGGTGCTCGCGTCGGAGGCGAGCCGCGTCGCGGGGCGCGGCGTGGTGCTGATCGACGGATATCGCAGCCGCATGCACGCGCTGGTGGTCGGATCGATCGGGCTCCTGCGCTTCCGCGACGTCGCGTTCGCGCACGACGGATGGGTGTCGTTCCGCCGCTTCTTCGTGCCCGAGGAGCTCGAGGTGCTCGCGCGCCTCGGGCCCGAGGGGGATCGCGCCGATGCGCGGTGGATG